Below is a genomic region from Neovison vison isolate M4711 chromosome 9, ASM_NN_V1, whole genome shotgun sequence.
CTGAggcaaagtgaaagttatttaaagctttattttatgccaagTATTAAAAATCAGACTGATTGGCCAaggggaacgagactgagacaaggtgaaagttatgcaaagctctattctatgctaagcattagaagtcagactgactggccagggccagcTCCAAAGAGAGTGACCATCTCCAGCTTACAGGCTCAAGAAttgactgaccggtcagggccgcctccgaagagggcaacccctccccatcttacagactaCCTTCTATAGAGCAAAagtctggccacacataggtggccaatgagattgtagtcatgctaggtcacacgcaggtggccaattgaattacaatttaccctatagtagctttTGACCCAAactattactctggtcagaattaGTGCTCAAGGTTGGCGCCCAAATGgcagggtttacattctttggtggttagggaaaaagtatgtgtgtttcttactgattggatgtctccacctgacctgactcgtccttgtattctgggctctgttatcaggaactagctgaccatattttactggtttcccagacttgcttctaagtaagtttctctggggggaggggggcagggtcagtttaagttttactgcacaaacaacaaaatggcttttaaccaaggTGGAGTCGCTCTGACTAAATAGGTCTTTacagtgagttcaagccctgcatggtGCTGGgggtggagactacttaaaaaaaaaagtctgtgggctgcctgggtggctcagtgggttaaacctctgccttcagcacaggtcatgatctcagggtcctgggatcgagtcccacattgggctctctgctaggcaaaaagcctgcttcctcctccctccctctctctgtgcttgcctctctgcctgcttgtgatctctctctgtcaaataaataaaatcttaaaaaaaaaaaaaaaaaaatgtctgctaCTAGGGTgccaatccccggaccctgagatcatgatctgagccaaagacagtcgtttaaggactaagccaccctggtgtcTGTCCCcaaaaaagcctttttaaaattaaacttttatttacttctttgagagaCAAAGAACACTCACTTGGCCcgtgggagaggaagggggggtAAGCGAAAGTCCGAAGTAGACTGTGCTCAGGGTTTGCTGAGGAGGGCCTCAAgctcaccacccagagatcaggaccaCAAcgaaaatcaagagtccaaggtGCTTAGCGGAATGTGCCACCCagagcccccaccaccaccaaaaaaagtcttaaaaataaatgaataaataaaagttaattccACACGTAAGATGTACATCAACTTtacctcaaacaaaacaaaacaaaaacaaaacaccagaccTAAGCAGGGAATGGGTGAAaaacagaatagaagaaaatacaacaaaTCTGTTGGCTCACTGATTTGGTTGTTCTGAGCACACCCAACCTCTGCGCAGCTGGACGTGTCCCGTCCTGTCCCCGCACTGCCCCGACTGCCAGCGCCCAGGACCCCGCGCCCCAGCTGCATCAAACCCAGCGAGGCAACGTCCCTTGTGCTCCGCCCTGCGCTCTGTCCCGCCTCTCCCAGGACGGGCTCCgctccgccccgcccctcccaggaCAGGCTCCGCTCCGCCCCTCCTGGGTtgcgccccgcccccccgcgAGGAAGCTCGTCCGGGCCCCTAGGGACCCCACGTAGCCCCACCCCCTGCATCCCGCCCCGCTCCGCCCTACGCTCCGCCCCGCCCTGCTCCCAGTGCTCCTCCCCGATTGCTCCGCCCTGAGCCCCGCTCGGCCGTGACCCGGCTCGCCTAAGCTGTGCTGTCCGCTTTGGGGACGGTGGGCTCGAACCCGGGCGGGCAGATGCAGGGTGCAGAGGTCGACCCCGCCCTCGCCGCAGTCACGCGGCAGGTCAGCGGTCGCACCGCCCCAGCCACAGTCCCGAGCGGCCCAGAGCGCGGGCAGCCCCTGGCTGCAGCGGTGGCCGAGCTGCCCGTGCTGGACGCCTCCGGGAGGCAGGTGCCTTTCGGCGCGCTGTTTCGGGAGCGTCGGGCTGTCGTAGTCTTCGTGAGGGTGAGCGCAGACAACGGGGCGGCCCGGAGTAGGGACTTGGCCCGCAGGCTGGGATGGAGGTTGCTTCTACAGCTTCGGCTGGGGGGACATCGGGTCCTTCGAGAGGTTCAAGGCCCGAGAGCGCGGTCCCGTTGGGCCCTGGCCCTTCCCGTTGCCTCCACTAGAGGTTTCCGGAATGCGAACCGCTTCTCTCGCTGCCTTTATTAGAATGGAAAACCAGCCCGCCAAACCAAGTCCCTTTTCCCAGCTAACGAGAAGGCCTAGGGAAGTGGGTGCGGCCCAATATTAACGCCTCTCGGGCGCCCTTTGCCCTTTTTCTACCCGCTGTGAGTAGCGTTAATTAGCGTCACGCGTAACGAAGTATTGGTTTTTTCTGAATCCTGAGGTATTAGTTGCTAACTTGTCCTTTTTGCCGTTTTGGGATTTCAGCATTTCCTGTGTTACATTTGCAAGGAATACGTAGAAGATCTGGCCAAAATCCCCAAGAGTTTTTTACAGGTAAGTTTCCTGAGACTGAACAGCAGCGTACCCTGCTTCAGGGCGACCTTGTCAAAGTCACCTGTGATTTCTAAGAAGCGGGGTGGGGTGAGGTGCATAGGACAACACCTCTCCAGAACAGACCCCCTTGCAAGCCCAGATTATCACCTTCCCAAACATCTCTCCAACACTTTCAAAAAGGAGAGAGACGTTAGAGATCTATTTCTGTCCTGCTTTATTCGCTACTGCCTGCTTATAAATATACTAACTGTAATAATTCCGTTGTAAGTAACCTGTTGGCAAATGTTGATAATGACCAGAAGCACAAACgctagaaattattttatttcccttattttttaagtaagaacactccaaatagtacattataggaaaatacaaatatagcTTACGGGTTGAAATTTGTATTTGTTAGGATGTGCCTCCCACGTTCCTGTGACAACCACATACATATGATCTTTGTCAGGCACATATACATTTGCCCCCAGGTGAGCTTTTCAGTGAAGGAACTGGACAACCTTTATAAAGCTAAGATCTGTTTTCATCAGGTGTTATGAATAgggatgtaaaaaaataaaactgattagCCCtacttcaataatttttattcttgtttagTGTATGCCTTTGGAGGGAGCATAgatttttttgagaattattgAGTATATTATTTTGAAGTTCTTAGCAAGAGATTGACTGAATTAACTGAACATTTTAGCATACATTGCTTTGCTTTGACTCACACAGTTTTGCTGTTTATTCCATTCTTCTATAAGCCTGTAGGTGGCATTAGAATGGAGCAAAAGAGTTGGACAGGGGGAGGTTTTATAAAACATGTATAATTTCTGGTAATATGTACttgtccctttcctctcctgAAGGAAGCAGATGTCGCTCTAATAGTGATTGGACAGTCATCCTATCATCATATCGAGGTAAATATATCAGAAATTGAGAAACTAACGTATCTGTTTcagacataaaaattattttatttgaaccACTAAGTGTAGGTTAAATTTGCTAAAATAAAGGTAGGTTATAAttacttttctctcatttttacttaaacaaattccaaatactttttttttttttttttagcctttctGCAAACTGACTGGGTATTCTCATGAAATCTATGTTGACCCTGagagagaaatttataaaaaattgggAATGAAAAGAGGTGAAGAAATTGCCTCCTCAGGTAAGAGATGACACGTCTCATCAGAAAACACTGATGGTGCATTTGCACATTTCTGTATGTATGCATAGGGAAACAAATGGTAAATTCATCAATCAGGCTGCTTTTTATGATTCTGGTAAGTGGGCCAGGATACACCAAGCTCTCAAAGATTTATTTCCTGGGTGTAATGACATAGAAATCTATTTGTGAAATACTAAATGCgtgaaaaaagcaagttgcagaacaGTGTTTTAGgtatgattctatttttgtggaaataaaaatcattttcataaagATTGAGAGTACATGTGTGTGTAATGAACAAGGTTTTAGAAGATATTGCCATGCTTACCCCAAGGTATGAAAGTTAGGAAAGTGGcctttgtatttttaacaagttgTGGCTAATTCAGGCACAGTCTGGGATGACATGCCAAGGAATTTGGATTTGTTCTGGAGGAGTGGGGATGTCATACAAGCATTTGAAGTGGCAAAATGATAATCCTGTGTCCAGTGTGGATGAGTAATTGGAATTCACCAAACCAGAGCTAGTGATACGGCTGTAGTAGGTTGTAGTGATAGGCTAGAAAAAAATGTcagcagagatggagaggaggggatGGGTCAGGAACTATTTATGACATAAAGTTGACATGATCCCTTTACTGATGTTTTTAAGGAAGGCAGCCTAAACTTTATTAAAACTAATGAGCTAGCATAAACACACCGAGtgtgctcttttctttttcttcctggtataGGAAATTGCAATGTATACTTTGTGAACCTTACTTAATGGTAGATGGTTTCTGTGTTCTACCAGTCCCAGCATGTGCAAGTTGTTTATCACTTAGCACTTTAGATCTAAACTGTGAGTTTCACCTTAGTAACACTTCACAGTTCATCAGctcaataaaaatacagaattgcaaagaaaacagttgaattctaaacaaaatatatGCTTATAATTGTTAGAGATGGTATAGTCAAATCTTTTAAACTCCTGTGACCTGCGTTCAAGGGCTGTATTTCCAACCAGAAAATATTATTCTCTcataaaatcatcttttaaaagtttctctctggggcacctgggtggctcagtgggttaaatcctctgccttcagctcagatcatgatctcagggtcctgggatcgagccccgcatggggctctctgctcagcagggagcctgcttctccctctccctctgcctgcctctctgcctacttatgatctctctgtcaaataaataaaaaaataaataaatattttttaacaaataaataaaataataaaataaaagtttctctctgaaaaaaaaaaaagtttctctctgAAAGAGCAGAAATTTCAGAATCAGTCTCAGAATAGCCCCACTTGAAAATTAAGActctaaaaaatataatgattttaaattagtggacattttataaaaacaaagaataagaaaataaagcccATAAATGCCAGGGAGTAATGTGTTTGTAGAATACTGAAAAACAGGAGTTATAGACATAAGAACTAAATTCAAATGGGCAAAATTAGATTATGTTTGAAGCAAAGATTGTTAAATTCTAGGTCATGGAATCTCCAATTAAATgtctaaaattttagaaatattaaatattaaaatatttagaaatattaaatcTCTTCTTTGGATATGAAGAGATAGCTTGGGtttctgaatatttattttagacacagaatcttagaaaacagtaaaatttagTTTTTTACTTATGTCTCTAAGGTAACAGGCCTGTATTTGTTCCTTGGTCAGATA
It encodes:
- the PRXL2C gene encoding peroxiredoxin-like 2C isoform X2: MQGAEVDPALAAVTRQVSGRTAPATVPSGPERGQPLAAAVAELPVLDASGRQVPFGALFRERRAVVVFVRHFLCYICKEYVEDLAKIPKSFLQEADVALIVIGQSSYHHIEPFCKLTGYSHEIYVDPEREIYKKLGMKRGEEIASSGNNIHFIHRDKNRLDHKPINSVLQLVGVRHVDFTSRPSVIHV
- the PRXL2C gene encoding peroxiredoxin-like 2C isoform X1; translation: MQGAEVDPALAAVTRQVSGRTAPATVPSGPERGQPLAAAVAELPVLDASGRQVPFGALFRERRAVVVFVRHFLCYICKEYVEDLAKIPKSFLQEADVALIVIGQSSYHHIEPFCKLTGYSHEIYVDPEREIYKKLGMKRGEEIASSGNSPHIKSNILSGSIRSLWRAVTGPLFDFQGDPAQQGGTLILGPGNNIHFIHRDKNRLDHKPINSVLQLVGVRHVDFTSRPSVIHV